Proteins from a single region of Psilocybe cubensis strain MGC-MH-2018 chromosome 3, whole genome shotgun sequence:
- a CDS encoding Heat shock factor protein, producing the protein MVNDPNNAELIRWSDAGDSFFVLDHERFAHEVLGRWFKHRNFSSFVRQLNMYGFHKIPHLQQGVLKSDTETEFWNFAHANFHRGQPDLLCLIQRKKQPQQGEDGAIDLRDASANAGLLGAPVQSAAGTASTNPPQANATLSSGQVLDVNSIVNGIAAIKRHQTTISAELNELKRSNQMLWQDAIAARERHQKQQDVINRILKFLAGVFGNHGASGGSGGGVATASPSPGTRGEGDGQNLGMARRRMRLMIEDAKRDGPKKSMVEELTSMDEFDSSYPTIETPISIASPAPSVAMSDRITVTDASAAPSVDSSSSSASETTLPSQQPEHENQISRSVTPVRHNNPSFEFDPRLHGVLNQFTPAQLQQLLASLASQPPLSDPTPSSSNTSTSTINQSNNMAGLVTPYLQPSLFDFSINPSSTTNNQPTFANVSQPTGSVDGLIPFDQFAPGPSTTSQNTNNSVSNPHQIHEERMERQWQVAEDIDKDVNDLNTSINSLIQTFGLDPSLLENPEMVTPGQDMDDNMQGTGANGSTAPSDFDFDSFFNHLSSGSGTNGMDMTPDNPMTGGVDYNDMASTAFLDEVQTPSSDMTASPIQPLRQVSPGINLDIPANDVNVSSTGLHPSTNTSSKQFNLNLNANTAAVGRKRKSEIDFDALDDAMDGQQAAAAATTTTTSKVAAVTGGPAKSKRRKDK; encoded by the exons ATGGTCAACGACCCCAACAATGCAGAGCTAATACGCTGGTCGGATGCTGGAGACTCATTCTTTG TGCTGGATCATGAGCGCTTTGCACACGAAGTTTTGGGCAGATGGTTCAAGCATCGCAACTTTAGCTCCTTTGTGCGCCAACTGAATATGTATGGTTTCCATAAGATCCCACATCTCCAGCAGGGAGTGCTGAAAAGCGACACCGAGACCGAGTTTTGGAACTTCGCGCATGCAAACTTCCATCGCGGACAGCCCGACCTTCTGTGCCTCATTCAGCGGAAAAAGCAACCCCAACAAGGAGAAGATGGAGCGATAGATCTTCGCGATGCTTCTGCCAATGCAGGACTACTTGGTGCCCCCGTTCAGAGCGCAGCTGGCACTGCTTCGACAAACCCACCACAAGCAAACGCCACGCTGTCTTCCGGACAGGTTCTCGACGTCAATTCTATCGTGAATGGTATTGCGGCGATAAAACGTCATCAGACGACGATATCTGCAGAACTGAACGAGCTGAAGCGGTCGAATCAAATGCTATGGCAAGATGCCATTGCTGCGCGCGAAAGACATCAGAAACAACAAGATGTCATAAATAGGATCCTCAAATTCCTAGCTGGTGTGTTTGGGAATCATGGGGCATCTggtggatctggaggtggtGTGGCCACTGCGTCGCCTAGCCCAGGCACTCGGGGAGAAGGGGATGGGCAGAATCTTGGCATGGCGAGACGGCGGATGAGATTGATGATAGAGGATGCAAAGAGAGACGGACCTAAGAAAAGTATGGTGGAAGAGCTGACGAGCATGGATGAGTTTGACTCCA GTTATCCAACCATTGAAACACCCATTTCTATCGCATCTCCGGCGCCATCCGTTGCGATGTCAGATAGAATCACAGTCACAGACGCATCAGCAGCACCTTCCGTGgactcttcttcctcttcggcATCAGAGACGACCTTGCCCAGTCAACAACCAGAGCACGAAAACCAAATATCCCGCTCCGTGACACCTGTTCGGCACAACAACCCCTCCTTTGAATTCGACCCCCGATTACATGGAGTTCTGAATCAATTCACTCCAGCTCAGCTCCAGCAGTTATTGGCGTCCCTCGCTTCACAACCGCCGCTTTCAGATCCCACACCTTCCTCTTCCaatacatcgacatcgacaatCAATCAGAGCAACAACATGGCTGGTCTCGTTACTCCATACCTGCAACCTTCATTGTTTGATTTTTCGATAAACCCTTCTTCGACTACCAACAACCAACCGACGTTCGCCAATGTATCACAACCTACAGGATCAGTTGATGGGTTAATACCATTCGACCAATTCGCCCCTGGACCATCAACAACTAGTCAAAATACGAATAACAGCGTGTCAAATCCTCACCAGATACATGAAGAAAGGATGGAACGTCAGTGGCAGGTTGCAGAAGACATTGACAAAGATGTTAATGATTTGAATACGAGCATTAACTCTCTGATTCAGACATTCGGCCTTGACCCCTCTTTACTCGAGAATCCAGAAATGGTCACACCTGGGCAAGATATGGACGATAACATGCAAGGGACGGGTGCAAATGGATCCACAGCACCGTCtgacttcgacttcgattCATTCTTCAACCACTTGTCGTCAGGATCTGGCACGAATGGCATGGACATGACTCCTGACAATCCGATGACTGGTGGTGTTGATTATAACGACATGGCATCCACCGCGTTTCTGGATGAGGTGCAGACACCGTCATCGGATATGACCGCGTCGCCTATACAGCCTTTGAGGCAGGTTTCTCCCGGGATAAACTTGGATATCCCTGCTAACGATGTCAACGTCAGTAGTACTGGCTTGCATCCTTCGACTAACACGAGTTCGAAACAGTTCAACCTGAACCTGAATGCGAACACGGCTGCAGTGGGAAGGAAACGGAAGTCGGAGATTGATTTTGATGCCTTGGACGATGCGATGGACGGTCAGCAAGCAGCGGCCGctgcgacgacgacaacgacgagtAAAGTAGCGGCTGTCACTGGGGGTCCTGCAAAGTCAAAACGCAGGAAGGATAAATGA